One genomic segment of Desulfobacterales bacterium includes these proteins:
- a CDS encoding insulinase family protein, whose translation MLNHMFRPFVRKMLSRFVISIAVFFLAHAFDPDSQSLASVAARSTDGVAPAVQSVPWWPQEISDLKPDPGLVFGRLDNGFRYVLMKNQKPADRVSMHLNIQAGSIHETDSQQGVAHFLEHMLFNGTEHFKPGELVKYFQGIGMQFGPDANAHTGFSETVYDILLPDGNRESLKKGLLVMKDYARGALLLESEIDRERKVILAEKRTRDSASYRTFEASIRFELPGTIVPERLPIGKESVIQNADRALLKGFYDTWYRSDKMMLVMVGDIDTTLAASLIEDTFSGIKPAGSTAGDPALGQFDHQGNKIFYHYEKEAGKTSVRLGVSDIISLETDSEDLQRKLTIGDLADQIVQNRLDALMRRADTPFTSASIGSYIFLEQIDSAEISAECSPENWEKSLGIIEQTLRKAIEYGFTQSELDRVRKDYLSNLENEVKTASTRDSREIAGRLISSLNNNRVFQSPAQRQALLRPLIESLTPEKVHEAFKATWNRGHRLIMVTGNVELGGVQPAENRIGQAYAGSAAIPVEKPEVIKTATFPYLPEPQQPGKILRKREIKDLGIVQVDFENGVRLNLKQTDFKADEILVSVCFGRGRSSEPIDKPGLSYLAADVINESGFGGLDKETFERAMAGKRTYVSFGVEDGCFVLEGKTVSEEIPLLFQILYAYLNDPGFRPDALSLVMERFRQTYEKLSSSVDGAMTLSGKRFLAGGDSRFGLPSPDAFKMLTLEDVRSWILPSVRQDELEISVVGDVEDPVAVIQAASLFLGSSDRKKSDPRPIRDSLPRFPQGEKRHVGVPTQIPKSLVIVAYPTGDFLDIHRTRQFSVLDEVVTDRLRETVREKLGAAYSPVAYNIPSKVYKGYGVFYVMVTVAPEAVTEIESEIKAIIDRIAENGVTQDELMRALKPSLTGIKDLRKTNEYWLQSVMKESDRYPQQLEWSRTMENDYASIASNELTALAKTYLDNSRAAIVIIAPDRD comes from the coding sequence ATGCTTAACCATATGTTCCGTCCTTTTGTCCGGAAGATGTTGTCCCGGTTCGTTATTTCAATAGCCGTTTTTTTTCTGGCCCATGCGTTTGATCCGGATAGTCAGAGCCTTGCATCGGTTGCGGCCCGTAGCACAGACGGGGTTGCGCCGGCAGTACAGTCGGTTCCATGGTGGCCTCAGGAAATCAGCGATCTGAAGCCTGATCCCGGACTGGTTTTCGGGCGTCTGGACAATGGATTCCGATATGTGCTGATGAAAAATCAAAAGCCCGCAGACCGGGTCAGCATGCACCTGAATATTCAGGCCGGTTCCATCCATGAAACCGATTCCCAGCAGGGCGTCGCTCATTTTCTGGAACATATGCTGTTTAACGGCACCGAACACTTTAAGCCGGGTGAGCTTGTCAAATATTTTCAGGGCATCGGAATGCAATTTGGTCCTGATGCCAATGCCCATACCGGATTTTCCGAGACTGTCTATGATATTCTCCTGCCGGATGGAAACCGTGAAAGCCTGAAAAAAGGTCTCCTGGTCATGAAAGATTATGCCCGGGGGGCGTTGTTGCTCGAATCGGAAATCGACCGGGAACGAAAGGTGATCCTGGCGGAAAAACGGACGAGGGATTCTGCATCCTATCGGACCTTTGAGGCCAGTATCCGGTTTGAACTTCCCGGGACAATAGTGCCTGAACGGCTTCCGATCGGAAAAGAGTCCGTTATCCAGAATGCGGACAGGGCCCTGTTGAAGGGGTTTTATGATACCTGGTATCGATCCGACAAGATGATGCTTGTCATGGTCGGAGATATCGACACCACCCTTGCGGCCTCCCTGATCGAAGATACATTTTCGGGTATTAAGCCAGCCGGTTCCACTGCCGGGGACCCGGCGCTGGGTCAGTTTGATCATCAAGGCAATAAGATATTTTATCATTATGAAAAAGAAGCCGGAAAAACATCCGTAAGACTGGGGGTATCGGATATCATTTCCCTGGAGACAGATTCTGAAGACCTTCAGCGGAAACTGACGATCGGGGACCTTGCCGATCAGATCGTTCAGAACCGCCTAGATGCCTTGATGCGCAGGGCCGATACCCCCTTTACATCCGCATCCATCGGATCTTATATTTTTTTGGAACAAATTGATTCTGCCGAAATATCGGCCGAGTGCAGTCCGGAAAACTGGGAAAAATCCCTTGGCATTATCGAACAGACGCTCAGAAAGGCGATTGAATACGGCTTTACACAGTCAGAGCTTGACAGGGTCAGGAAGGACTATCTGTCAAATCTCGAAAACGAGGTGAAAACCGCCTCTACGCGTGACAGCCGGGAGATAGCCGGACGGCTTATCAGCAGCTTGAACAATAACCGGGTCTTTCAATCGCCCGCTCAGCGGCAGGCTCTGTTGAGACCACTGATTGAGTCTCTGACGCCGGAAAAGGTTCATGAGGCATTCAAGGCCACATGGAATCGCGGTCACCGATTGATCATGGTTACCGGAAATGTTGAATTGGGCGGTGTGCAGCCGGCGGAAAACCGCATTGGTCAAGCCTATGCCGGCAGTGCTGCCATTCCGGTTGAAAAGCCGGAGGTAATAAAGACGGCGACGTTTCCCTATCTGCCTGAGCCTCAACAGCCGGGAAAAATTCTGCGAAAGCGCGAAATAAAAGACCTGGGCATCGTTCAGGTTGATTTTGAAAACGGAGTCCGCCTGAATCTGAAACAGACCGATTTTAAAGCGGATGAAATTCTGGTCAGTGTGTGCTTTGGAAGGGGGCGGTCTTCCGAACCCATCGATAAACCGGGCTTATCCTATCTGGCAGCGGATGTGATCAATGAAAGCGGATTCGGCGGTCTCGACAAAGAGACGTTTGAACGTGCCATGGCCGGAAAACGGACGTATGTGTCGTTCGGCGTTGAGGATGGCTGCTTTGTGCTGGAAGGTAAAACCGTATCGGAAGAAATCCCTCTTTTGTTTCAGATACTGTATGCCTACCTGAATGATCCCGGGTTTCGACCGGACGCCTTATCTCTGGTGATGGAGCGGTTCCGGCAGACGTATGAGAAATTGTCCAGTTCGGTTGACGGTGCCATGACCCTGTCCGGGAAGCGTTTTCTGGCCGGAGGCGATTCACGTTTCGGGTTGCCGTCTCCTGATGCTTTTAAAATGCTTACGCTCGAGGATGTACGAAGCTGGATTCTGCCCTCTGTCAGGCAGGATGAGCTGGAAATTTCCGTGGTCGGTGATGTTGAAGATCCGGTGGCTGTAATACAGGCCGCGTCGCTGTTTTTAGGTTCTTCCGATCGGAAAAAATCTGATCCCCGCCCGATCAGGGATAGCCTTCCCCGGTTTCCCCAGGGAGAAAAGCGCCACGTCGGAGTGCCGACGCAAATTCCCAAGAGCCTGGTGATCGTGGCGTATCCGACCGGGGATTTTCTGGATATCCACCGGACCCGCCAGTTTTCCGTTCTGGATGAAGTCGTTACGGACCGGCTGCGGGAAACGGTAAGAGAAAAACTGGGGGCCGCGTATTCCCCTGTCGCTTATAATATCCCGAGCAAGGTCTATAAGGGCTACGGCGTATTTTATGTGATGGTTACCGTTGCGCCGGAGGCCGTAACCGAGATCGAGTCTGAGATCAAGGCGATTATAGATCGTATTGCAGAAAACGGGGTTACGCAGGATGAGCTGATGCGGGCGCTGAAACCTTCTCTGACCGGTATCAAAGACCTTCGCAAAACCAATGAGTACTGGCTGCAAAGTGTCATGAAAGAATCGGATCGGTATCCTCAGCAGCTTGAGTGGAGCCGGACCATGGAAAACGATTACGCTTCCATTGCTTCAAACGAGTTGACAGCACTGGCAAAGACGTATCTGGACAATTCCAGAGCGGCAATTGTCATCATTGCCCCGGATCGGGACTGA
- a CDS encoding HAD family hydrolase: MIINEVIKPEARRGQMHPTGLVVTDLDGTLMRSDGTIHSNDLKTLEDLGTYGIVRAIATGRSLYSFSRSVDRPLPVDFIIFSTGAAILKYPEGVMMRSVNLEAREVQFIIRVFKQHRLHFMVHRGAPDNHLFAYHQPEGPNPDFVRRIELYHEVCWPLDSDAAPFDQAAQVIAVVPETMGDKVFNLIQEQLDEFNVIRTTSPLDGASMWIEVFPKNVSKSLSTAWLASELGIDAEYVMAVGNDYNDMDLLLWSGASYVVDNAPEDLKRRFASVASNDNAGVTEAVNRWLGLNPIQCIR; this comes from the coding sequence ATGATTATTAACGAGGTCATAAAACCTGAAGCACGCCGTGGTCAAATGCATCCAACTGGCCTGGTCGTTACTGATCTGGATGGAACGCTGATGCGTTCAGACGGGACCATCCATTCGAATGATCTGAAAACGCTGGAGGACCTCGGAACATACGGGATTGTACGAGCCATTGCGACCGGCCGGTCCCTGTATTCATTCAGCCGCAGTGTCGATAGACCGCTGCCGGTCGATTTTATTATCTTTTCAACCGGGGCTGCCATATTAAAATATCCTGAAGGGGTAATGATGAGGTCCGTTAATCTGGAAGCACGGGAAGTTCAGTTCATTATCCGGGTATTTAAACAGCACCGGCTGCATTTTATGGTGCACCGCGGGGCGCCGGACAATCATCTGTTTGCTTATCACCAGCCTGAAGGTCCAAACCCCGATTTCGTCAGGCGGATCGAGCTTTATCATGAGGTATGCTGGCCCCTTGATTCAGATGCTGCCCCCTTTGATCAGGCTGCTCAAGTAATTGCGGTGGTTCCTGAAACCATGGGGGATAAGGTATTTAATCTTATACAGGAGCAGCTGGACGAGTTTAATGTCATACGGACGACCTCTCCCCTTGATGGTGCCTCGATGTGGATCGAGGTTTTTCCTAAAAATGTTTCAAAAAGTCTGTCGACCGCCTGGCTGGCATCCGAGCTGGGAATCGATGCCGAATACGTGATGGCCGTGGGCAATGATTATAACGATATGGATCTGCTGCTGTGGTCCGGTGCCAGTTATGTGGTTGACAATGCGCCGGAAGATTTGAAACGGCGTTTTGCTTCCGTCGCCTCCAATGATAATGCCGGTGTGACCGAAGCCGTCAACCGATGGCTAGGCCTGAATCCGATCCAATGCATCCGCTGA
- a CDS encoding cytochrome c biogenesis protein ResB, with translation MSEKESSVTFLSRIWTFFASIKLTVVVLLSLAATSIVGTIIPQNESPSAYFQEYGPVLYKVFSALDIFNMYHSWWFQLLMIILTMNIIVCSINRLSSTWKVLFVKVPPFNASKFRGISDKEEFSVHRSPDELRAIYEPYISRKFSYCRVEDQENGFCIFGEKGRLVRLGVYVVHLSVVMLLVGGLIGSIFGFDGFVNLPEGETVQEVRLKGSQEVRPLGFRLRCDKFKVSFYDTGSPKEYRATLSVIENAKTVLTKDVIVNDPLRYGGISFYQSSYGTYAPKEVTLNFTSNQTGMGYKEKMVIGQKVDIPEGMGTFVLNGYRKSFLFRGRDLGEAFVGTLNPDTANAVQVGLPLKFPSFDKMRKGEISVTVSDYISRYYTGLQVVRDPGVFLVYLGFITMIIGCFVTFFMSHQRICVEVCSAGQKSKVMVAGTSNKNKLGLKTKISQIAQKLAAMV, from the coding sequence ATGAGTGAAAAAGAATCATCGGTCACTTTTTTAAGCAGAATATGGACTTTTTTCGCATCGATAAAGCTGACCGTCGTTGTTCTTCTGTCCCTGGCCGCTACATCCATCGTCGGTACGATTATTCCTCAAAATGAGAGTCCATCCGCATATTTCCAGGAATATGGCCCTGTTTTATACAAGGTATTTTCAGCGCTGGATATTTTCAATATGTACCATTCGTGGTGGTTTCAGCTGCTGATGATTATATTGACCATGAATATCATTGTGTGTTCGATCAATCGGCTTTCCTCCACATGGAAGGTTCTGTTTGTAAAGGTCCCGCCGTTTAATGCTTCGAAATTCAGAGGTATTTCCGATAAAGAAGAATTTTCCGTTCATCGTTCACCTGATGAACTCAGAGCTATATATGAACCGTATATTTCCAGAAAATTTTCTTACTGTCGTGTTGAAGATCAGGAAAACGGATTTTGCATATTCGGTGAAAAAGGCCGTCTGGTCAGACTCGGGGTATATGTAGTCCATCTGAGTGTGGTCATGCTGCTGGTAGGCGGGCTGATCGGTTCTATCTTCGGGTTCGACGGGTTTGTCAATCTGCCGGAAGGCGAGACCGTTCAGGAAGTCCGACTCAAGGGAAGTCAGGAAGTCCGGCCGTTGGGTTTCAGACTGCGGTGTGATAAATTCAAGGTCAGTTTCTATGATACCGGTTCACCGAAAGAATACCGCGCCACACTGTCTGTCATCGAAAACGCAAAGACCGTTTTAACCAAAGATGTCATTGTCAATGATCCGCTACGCTATGGCGGTATAAGTTTTTATCAGTCCAGCTACGGCACATATGCCCCAAAGGAAGTCACATTAAATTTTACAAGTAACCAGACGGGCATGGGGTACAAGGAGAAGATGGTTATCGGTCAGAAGGTCGATATCCCGGAGGGAATGGGAACGTTTGTCTTGAATGGTTACAGAAAATCTTTTCTGTTCCGGGGCCGTGATCTGGGTGAAGCATTCGTCGGAACACTCAATCCGGATACGGCCAACGCGGTGCAGGTCGGGCTGCCGTTAAAATTCCCCAGTTTTGATAAAATGAGAAAAGGCGAAATCAGTGTTACGGTTTCGGATTATATCTCCAGATATTATACCGGCCTTCAGGTCGTTCGGGACCCGGGGGTTTTTCTGGTTTATTTGGGCTTTATTACAATGATTATCGGTTGTTTTGTGACATTTTTCATGTCCCATCAGCGGATCTGTGTTGAGGTGTGCTCAGCCGGTCAGAAAAGTAAAGTGATGGTGGCTGGCACATCCAATAAAAACAAACTGGGACTGAAAACCAAAATCAGTCAAATCGCACAGAAGCTGGCTGCCATGGTTTGA
- a CDS encoding methyl-accepting chemotaxis protein, giving the protein MLLIVAILSGSNIYFLHKISSQLELMRTSDANSLSQTVSSLLDVTSVAFYQSGILCCIGLIAFVSLGLLFSKTFFNPLRDAVEGFSQSACHLTGSSNQLTEVSKSLAEGASLHAASIEATSSSLEEISSMTKQNSDNACQADILMKEVNGVVQQANDTMSELTRSMKDISEASEETSKIIKTIDEIAFQTNLLALNAAVEAARAGEAGAGFAVVADEVRNLAMRAAGAAQNTSTLIEGTVKKIQKGSYLVTKTNEAFCRVAESDAKVGELVAEIATASKEQADGIEQINKVVVEMDRIIQQNTSDVQVSASASVTMKAHTGEIEDMVAKLVALVKGSLEEEIDQDVRPGMTGPRAAVQRLEMQRKPAESTKRPALPKKSTKPEDIIPFDDDDFKDF; this is encoded by the coding sequence ATGTTGCTGATTGTTGCTATCTTGAGCGGTTCGAATATCTATTTTCTGCATAAGATTTCCAGCCAGCTCGAACTGATGCGGACATCTGATGCGAATTCGCTTTCCCAAACCGTTTCTTCTCTGTTGGACGTTACGTCGGTTGCCTTTTATCAGTCCGGTATTCTTTGCTGCATTGGGCTGATTGCGTTCGTGAGTCTGGGTCTGCTGTTTTCAAAAACGTTCTTCAATCCGTTGAGGGATGCCGTTGAGGGCTTCAGCCAAAGTGCCTGTCACCTGACAGGATCTTCAAATCAGCTGACGGAAGTCAGCAAGTCTCTGGCTGAAGGCGCATCGCTGCATGCCGCATCGATTGAAGCAACCTCTTCTTCTCTGGAAGAAATATCTTCCATGACCAAGCAAAATTCGGATAATGCCTGCCAGGCCGACATTCTTATGAAAGAGGTCAATGGCGTGGTTCAGCAGGCAAACGATACAATGTCTGAGCTGACCCGGTCCATGAAAGATATTTCAGAAGCCAGTGAAGAGACGTCAAAAATTATTAAAACAATTGATGAAATTGCTTTTCAGACCAATCTGCTGGCGCTTAATGCTGCCGTAGAGGCGGCACGTGCCGGAGAAGCCGGTGCCGGATTTGCCGTGGTGGCGGATGAGGTTCGTAATCTTGCCATGAGAGCGGCGGGTGCTGCCCAGAATACATCCACTCTGATCGAGGGGACCGTCAAGAAAATTCAAAAGGGCTCATATCTTGTGACTAAAACCAATGAAGCCTTTTGCCGGGTGGCCGAAAGCGATGCCAAAGTGGGTGAACTCGTAGCCGAGATAGCGACTGCTTCAAAGGAGCAGGCGGACGGGATCGAACAGATCAACAAAGTCGTGGTCGAAATGGACAGAATTATCCAGCAGAACACGTCGGACGTCCAGGTTTCAGCGTCCGCCTCTGTGACGATGAAAGCGCACACAGGTGAGATTGAAGACATGGTGGCTAAGCTGGTTGCGCTGGTGAAAGGGAGTCTGGAGGAGGAAATAGATCAGGATGTCAGGCCCGGGATGACGGGCCCGCGCGCTGCTGTTCAGCGTCTCGAAATGCAGAGAAAACCGGCAGAATCGACTAAACGACCGGCGCTTCCGAAAAAATCGACAAAACCTGAAGATATTATCCCGTTTGATGACGATGATTTCAAAGATTTTTGA
- the ccsB gene encoding c-type cytochrome biogenesis protein CcsB, whose product MNSSHVLSLVTFTYAFSAIFYIVAWIFRKSVAGKLASLIAWVAVVGNFFGLILRWIESYQLGYGHAPLSNLYESLVFFACMIGAIYLVLEWKYKNRVVGAFAAPLAFLAMAYASLAPNINDRIQPLVPALKSNWLIAHVFACFLGYAAFAIAFGVSIMFLIKGRQSDKSGRLISHLPDTNILDELTYQMIMFGFLFLSIGIITGSVWANSAWGTYWSWDPKETWSLITWFIYATLLHARLMRGWHGKRIAWLSIFGFMAVLFTYFGVNLLPGLHSYGQF is encoded by the coding sequence ATGAACAGTTCGCATGTATTGTCGCTTGTTACGTTTACATATGCCTTTTCCGCAATTTTTTATATAGTGGCCTGGATTTTCAGAAAATCCGTCGCAGGTAAACTGGCCTCACTGATTGCATGGGTCGCCGTGGTCGGGAATTTTTTCGGGTTGATATTGCGCTGGATCGAGTCCTACCAGCTGGGCTATGGCCACGCACCGCTTTCCAATTTATATGAATCCCTTGTCTTTTTTGCCTGTATGATCGGCGCCATATACCTGGTACTTGAATGGAAATATAAAAACAGGGTTGTTGGCGCATTTGCCGCGCCGCTGGCATTTCTGGCAATGGCCTATGCCTCTCTGGCCCCAAATATCAACGACCGGATTCAGCCCCTGGTGCCTGCGTTAAAAAGCAACTGGCTCATTGCCCATGTATTTGCCTGCTTTCTCGGATATGCCGCGTTTGCCATTGCCTTTGGCGTCAGTATCATGTTTCTGATTAAGGGCAGACAATCCGATAAATCGGGGCGTCTGATCTCCCATCTGCCGGATACCAATATTCTGGATGAATTGACCTACCAGATGATCATGTTCGGTTTTCTGTTTTTGTCGATCGGGATCATTACCGGTTCCGTATGGGCCAATTCCGCATGGGGTACATATTGGTCATGGGACCCTAAAGAGACCTGGTCATTGATCACCTGGTTTATTTACGCCACCCTGCTGCACGCCCGATTGATGAGAGGATGGCATGGCAAACGGATTGCCTGGCTTTCCATCTTTGGATTTATGGCCGTGCTGTTTACCTATTTCGGAGTTAATCTGCTGCCGGGTCTCCACAGTTACGGGCAGTTTTAG
- a CDS encoding cytochrome c3 family protein — translation MDEKKQGGKSSGVIFLSFVLGLAASLFVGWVIFPGLLYSKKKQPIDFDHALHVNSVDSGCESCHFFREDGSFSGVPKIAQCVDCHEEVQGENPEETKFVEEYVAQGKEVPWLVYSRQPDCVFFSHAAHVKTAEMECATCHGAIGESTNSRVYQENRITGYSRDIWGKNISGFNKNTWDSMKMDDCAGCHEQTPGRKDACFVCHK, via the coding sequence ATGGATGAAAAAAAGCAGGGAGGCAAGTCCAGCGGAGTAATTTTCCTGTCTTTTGTTCTCGGGTTAGCGGCCAGTCTTTTTGTGGGATGGGTTATTTTTCCAGGATTGCTTTACTCAAAGAAAAAGCAGCCGATTGATTTTGATCACGCCCTTCACGTAAATTCAGTGGATTCAGGTTGTGAGAGCTGTCATTTCTTCCGAGAAGATGGAAGTTTTTCCGGAGTACCGAAGATCGCGCAATGTGTTGACTGCCATGAAGAAGTTCAGGGAGAAAATCCCGAAGAGACGAAATTTGTGGAGGAATATGTTGCTCAGGGGAAGGAAGTCCCCTGGCTGGTATATTCCAGGCAGCCGGATTGCGTATTCTTTTCCCATGCCGCACATGTCAAAACGGCGGAAATGGAATGTGCAACATGTCACGGAGCCATTGGAGAATCGACAAATTCCAGGGTATATCAAGAAAATCGCATCACGGGATACAGTCGTGACATCTGGGGAAAAAATATTTCGGGATTTAACAAAAATACCTGGGACAGTATGAAAATGGATGATTGTGCCGGCTGCCATGAGCAGACGCCCGGCCGAAAAGATGCCTGTTTTGTATGCCACAAGTAA
- a CDS encoding molybdopterin-dependent oxidoreductase, whose translation MKIDRRSFLSLVAGGAAGTALSPLPWKLTDDISIWSQNWSWTPVPEDGEAEYVSSVCTLCPGGCGITARRIKDRVVKIEGLKGCPVNDGGICILGLSGTQLLYGPTRIPSPMKRTGNRGDGQWEKISWDEAVSTVVEKLASLRSGGQPQKAGCILGSEQGTLPSLFDRFMTAYGSPNVMSPASSRTSYEMAMQLMQGGKPTAGYDFEHSDFILSFGSGIIDGWGSPVRMFQSNSDWKTRKVKVVQIEPRLSNTAAKSDKWIPVNPGTECVLALGMAYVIIKEGIYNQKFIDNFAYGFFDWTDEKGENHHKGFKELVLGNYSPDQVSKITGVSQSTIAHLARSFAFASKPVAICGRGQGHTPVSLHEAMAVHALNALVGNINQKGGIWAVPAPDYIRWPEVKLDEAARKGLTASRIDGAGSDKYPLVKSLLNRLPGAIASGSQSLELLFVSGVNPLYEMRDTHAVKSAFEKIPFVVSFSSYMDETAANADLILPSHVYLERYEDVPSPVGFNRPFIGLTKPVIEPLYDTRHVGDVILLMAKALGGSVAEAFPWDSYEVCLRETLGDKWDALVENGFWIDEGYVPESLDKAFETKSTKFEFFVSRLSETLRKDEQALPHYMAIESEGDVESYPLVLIPYDTTRLSNGYIGNPPFMTKTLDDTILKGNDGFIEINPKTAKTLGWVEGAFATVTTPKGEARVKVHLFEGLMPGIIAMPTGLGHTAYDSYLAGKGFNVNELIGPVEDPASGLDAAWGIRAKLAKA comes from the coding sequence ATGAAAATAGACAGAAGAAGTTTTTTGTCATTAGTAGCTGGCGGTGCCGCGGGTACCGCTCTTTCCCCATTGCCCTGGAAGCTGACGGATGATATCTCTATTTGGTCTCAAAACTGGTCGTGGACACCTGTGCCTGAGGACGGAGAGGCCGAATACGTCAGTTCGGTTTGTACTTTATGTCCCGGCGGATGCGGAATCACAGCACGCAGGATCAAAGACAGGGTGGTTAAAATTGAAGGGTTGAAGGGTTGTCCCGTCAATGACGGGGGAATATGTATTCTCGGTTTGTCCGGGACTCAGTTGCTGTATGGGCCTACCCGGATTCCGTCACCGATGAAGCGGACCGGAAACCGGGGCGATGGCCAATGGGAAAAAATATCATGGGATGAGGCCGTATCCACGGTTGTGGAAAAATTAGCTTCGCTGCGTTCAGGCGGTCAACCGCAGAAGGCCGGCTGTATTCTGGGCTCAGAGCAGGGAACCCTGCCGAGTCTTTTCGATCGGTTTATGACCGCTTACGGCTCACCCAATGTCATGAGTCCGGCTTCTTCCCGAACATCTTATGAAATGGCGATGCAGCTGATGCAGGGCGGGAAGCCGACCGCCGGATATGATTTTGAACATTCCGATTTTATTCTGAGTTTCGGAAGCGGCATCATTGATGGCTGGGGATCGCCCGTCAGGATGTTTCAATCCAACAGCGATTGGAAAACACGCAAGGTCAAGGTGGTCCAGATTGAACCGCGTCTTTCCAATACGGCCGCAAAATCCGACAAGTGGATTCCCGTAAATCCCGGAACTGAATGCGTTCTCGCTCTGGGAATGGCATACGTCATCATCAAGGAGGGGATCTACAATCAGAAATTTATCGATAATTTTGCCTATGGATTTTTTGATTGGACAGACGAAAAAGGCGAAAATCATCACAAGGGGTTCAAGGAACTGGTCCTCGGCAATTATTCTCCGGATCAGGTTTCAAAAATAACCGGCGTTTCTCAGTCGACGATTGCCCATCTGGCAAGAAGTTTTGCATTCGCATCCAAACCGGTGGCCATCTGCGGACGCGGTCAGGGTCATACGCCCGTCAGCCTTCATGAAGCCATGGCTGTTCACGCGCTCAATGCCCTGGTGGGCAATATCAATCAGAAAGGTGGCATATGGGCGGTTCCGGCCCCTGATTATATCCGGTGGCCGGAAGTGAAGTTAGATGAGGCCGCCCGAAAAGGGTTGACAGCATCCAGGATCGATGGGGCGGGATCGGATAAATATCCGCTTGTAAAATCCCTGTTGAACCGGCTGCCCGGAGCGATTGCATCCGGCAGTCAATCATTGGAGCTGTTGTTTGTGTCCGGAGTCAATCCCTTATACGAGATGCGCGACACCCATGCCGTAAAATCGGCGTTTGAGAAAATCCCGTTTGTGGTCAGTTTTTCATCCTACATGGATGAAACCGCGGCAAATGCAGATCTGATTCTTCCCAGTCATGTGTATCTTGAGCGATATGAAGATGTCCCGTCACCCGTCGGATTTAACAGGCCCTTTATCGGTTTGACAAAACCGGTCATAGAACCCCTGTATGATACCCGGCATGTGGGAGATGTGATACTGCTTATGGCAAAAGCCCTTGGGGGAAGTGTCGCGGAGGCGTTCCCGTGGGACAGCTATGAGGTCTGCCTGCGGGAAACCCTGGGAGATAAATGGGACGCACTGGTTGAAAACGGGTTCTGGATTGACGAGGGGTATGTCCCGGAATCGCTCGATAAGGCCTTTGAGACAAAGTCGACAAAATTTGAATTTTTCGTCTCCAGATTATCTGAAACCTTGCGCAAGGATGAGCAGGCACTGCCCCATTATATGGCGATTGAAAGCGAGGGCGATGTCGAATCTTATCCGCTGGTGCTGATTCCCTACGATACAACACGCCTTTCGAATGGTTACATCGGGAATCCACCGTTTATGACCAAAACGCTCGATGATACCATCCTCAAGGGAAATGACGGGTTCATTGAGATCAATCCGAAAACGGCAAAAACGCTTGGATGGGTTGAAGGAGCGTTTGCAACGGTGACGACTCCCAAGGGAGAGGCAAGGGTTAAAGTCCATCTGTTTGAGGGCCTGATGCCCGGCATCATTGCAATGCCCACCGGATTGGGTCATACGGCCTATGATAGTTATTTGGCTGGAAAAGGGTTCAATGTGAATGAGCTTATCGGTCCCGTGGAAGATCCGGCGTCCGGTCTTGATGCAGCCTGGGGAATTAGGGCAAAACTGGCCAAAGCTTAA